Proteins encoded in a region of the Polynucleobacter antarcticus genome:
- a CDS encoding molybdopterin molybdotransferase MoeA, with protein MLTAQQALEHLLVNAQVVAETERVAMQAALGRVLAEDVKSLVDVPPVDNTAMDGYAVRTADTQISGSVLKITQRIPAGSMGVALDPGTVARIFTGAPVPLGADAVVMQEDCAILEGSADQVQVNTTPVAGQWIRRRGEDLTAGKTALAAGIFLRPQELGVAASAGLTHLQVRRRVKVAAFFTGDELSLPGQPLKPGGIYNSNRDTLLACLRSLGCEPTDLGIVPDRLDATREALRKASKDHDLIITSGGVSVGEEDHIKPAVMAEGRLDLWQIAIKPGKPLAFGAVRKSDQTDPSNLSEAWFMGLPGNPVSSFVTFLLFVRPFILKLQGRDPSPPPSYWMRADFDWLKADRRNEFLRVKMNFQGGLDLFPNQSSGVLTSAAWGDGLLDCPPGQAFKAGDMVKYIPFNALLT; from the coding sequence ATGTTGACGGCTCAACAGGCCTTAGAACACTTGCTTGTAAATGCGCAGGTAGTCGCTGAGACAGAGCGGGTAGCAATGCAGGCCGCACTTGGGCGGGTGCTTGCCGAAGACGTGAAGAGCTTAGTGGATGTACCGCCAGTCGATAACACGGCGATGGATGGTTATGCGGTGAGAACTGCAGATACTCAAATCTCAGGAAGCGTACTGAAGATTACCCAGCGTATTCCAGCAGGTTCTATGGGAGTAGCGCTTGATCCAGGTACTGTGGCCAGAATATTTACCGGTGCGCCAGTTCCTTTGGGCGCAGATGCAGTAGTCATGCAAGAGGACTGCGCCATCCTAGAAGGATCTGCCGATCAAGTCCAAGTCAATACCACTCCTGTTGCAGGTCAGTGGATTCGACGCCGTGGCGAAGATTTAACTGCTGGTAAAACGGCTTTAGCAGCCGGAATTTTTTTGCGGCCACAAGAATTAGGTGTTGCTGCCTCTGCGGGTTTGACACATCTGCAGGTAAGACGTCGTGTAAAAGTCGCCGCCTTTTTTACTGGTGATGAGTTGTCACTTCCAGGTCAGCCCTTAAAGCCTGGAGGGATCTATAACTCGAACCGCGATACTTTATTGGCTTGCCTGAGATCCTTGGGCTGTGAGCCTACAGATCTCGGTATTGTTCCTGATCGCCTAGATGCCACACGTGAAGCCTTACGCAAGGCAAGTAAAGATCATGATTTGATCATCACTTCTGGTGGGGTATCGGTGGGTGAGGAAGATCACATCAAGCCAGCCGTGATGGCTGAAGGACGTTTAGATCTTTGGCAAATTGCTATCAAGCCAGGTAAGCCTTTGGCTTTTGGTGCAGTCCGTAAATCAGATCAGACGGATCCATCTAACTTGAGCGAAGCCTGGTTTATGGGTCTGCCCGGCAATCCAGTTTCTAGTTTTGTCACATTCTTATTATTTGTACGTCCTTTTATATTGAAGTTGCAAGGTAGGGATCCAAGCCCTCCACCATCATATTGGATGCGTGCTGATTTTGATTGGCTTAAAGCAGACCGTCGTAATGAGTTTTTGCGTGTCAAAATGAATTTCCAAGGCGGCTTAGATCTCTTTCCTAATCAGAGTTCTGGGGTACTTACCAGTGCTGCTTGGGGAGATGGCTTGCTAGATTGCCCACCAGGACAAGCTTTTAAAGCCGGTGATATGGTGAAGTACATTCCGTTTAATGCACTCTTGACTTAA
- the thrC gene encoding threonine synthase — protein sequence MRYQSTRGNSPQQSFLEILLGGLAPDGGLYLPVEYPQVTKAQLDAWRGLSYADLAYEILSLYCDDIPEHDLRALLRKTYTAQVYCNGRAKDDAQDITPLHWLGEEQGTRIGLLSLSNGPTLAFKDMAMQLLGNLFEYALQHSGQKLNILGATSGDTGGAAEYAMRGKDGVNVFMLSPRGKMSPFQSAQMYSLQDPNIFNLAVAGVFDDCQDIVKAVSNDHAFKAQYRIGTVNSINWGRVVAQVIYYFQGYLLATKSSAEKVSFTVPSGNFGNICAGHIARMMGLPIAHLIAATNENDVLDEFFRTGVYRARKSAETLHTSSPSMDISKASNFERFIFDLVGKDGKETARMFKQVDELGGFDISKESIFKEMAQYGFQSGRSTHQDRLDTIRNIDKQYQVMVDTHTADGIKVAREHLQPDIPMLVLETALPIKFEETIEIALGRPADCPIAFKDIKLKPQRVENIDADADQVKHFIAAHVPSVHS from the coding sequence ATGCGTTACCAATCTACCCGGGGCAATAGCCCGCAACAATCCTTTTTAGAAATTTTGCTAGGTGGCTTAGCTCCGGATGGCGGCTTGTATTTGCCAGTGGAATATCCGCAAGTCACTAAAGCACAGTTGGATGCATGGCGCGGATTGTCTTATGCCGATCTGGCTTATGAAATCTTAAGCCTGTATTGCGATGACATTCCAGAGCACGACTTACGCGCTTTATTGCGTAAAACGTATACCGCACAAGTGTATTGCAATGGGCGTGCTAAAGATGATGCCCAAGACATTACCCCTTTGCATTGGTTAGGCGAAGAGCAGGGAACGCGCATAGGTTTACTGAGTTTGTCTAACGGCCCAACATTAGCCTTTAAAGATATGGCAATGCAGTTGCTAGGTAATTTATTTGAATATGCACTACAGCATTCAGGACAAAAACTAAATATTTTGGGCGCCACCTCTGGGGATACTGGCGGTGCTGCTGAATATGCGATGCGCGGCAAAGATGGCGTGAATGTCTTTATGCTTTCTCCTCGCGGGAAGATGAGTCCGTTCCAGTCTGCGCAGATGTATTCTTTGCAAGACCCGAATATTTTTAACTTAGCTGTCGCTGGTGTATTTGATGACTGTCAAGATATTGTCAAGGCTGTCAGTAACGATCATGCTTTCAAAGCGCAGTATCGTATCGGCACTGTCAATTCCATCAACTGGGGCCGGGTTGTTGCTCAAGTGATTTATTACTTCCAAGGCTATTTATTAGCCACCAAATCTAGTGCAGAAAAAGTTTCCTTCACAGTGCCATCGGGTAACTTTGGCAATATCTGCGCAGGCCATATTGCCCGCATGATGGGTTTGCCGATTGCGCACTTAATTGCCGCCACCAATGAAAACGATGTCTTAGATGAGTTTTTCCGCACAGGTGTTTACCGTGCCAGAAAATCTGCTGAGACATTGCATACCTCTAGCCCTTCCATGGATATCTCTAAGGCGAGTAACTTTGAGCGTTTTATATTTGATCTCGTTGGCAAAGATGGCAAAGAAACTGCACGCATGTTTAAGCAGGTCGATGAGCTTGGCGGTTTTGATATTTCTAAAGAGTCGATCTTTAAAGAGATGGCTCAATATGGCTTTCAATCGGGTAGAAGTACCCATCAAGATCGCCTAGATACGATTCGCAATATTGATAAGCAATATCAGGTGATGGTCGATACTCATACGGCAGACGGTATTAAAGTTGCTCGTGAGCATTTGCAGCCAGACATCCCTATGCTTGTTTTGGAAACCGCTTTACCAATCAAGTTTGAAGAAACGATTGAAATTGCTTTAGGCCGTCCCGCAGACTGCCCTATTGCATTCAAGGACATTAAGCTCAAGCCGCAGCGCGTGGAAAATATCGATGCGGATGCCGATCAGGTAAAGCACTTTATTGCCGCTCACGTGCCTTCAGTACATTCATAA
- a CDS encoding homoserine dehydrogenase: MKPIQVGLLGIGTVGGGVFTVLERNQEEIVRRAGRGIRIHTVADLNVERAKELVKDHAQVVSDARAVINNPEIDIVVELIGGYGIARDLVLEAIAAGKHVVTANKALIAVHGNAIFKAAHEKGVTVAFEAAVAGGIPIIKALREGLTANRIEWIAGIINGTTNFILSEMRDKGLDFATVLKEAQRLGYAEADPTFDIEGIDAAHKATIMSAIAFGIPMQFDKAHIEGITKLDAIDIKYAEQLGYRIKLLGIAKKTTSGVELRVHPTLIPTKRLIANVEGAMNAVQVFGDAVGTTLYYGKGAGSEPTASAVIADLVDIARLLDASPESRVPYLAFQPDAVRDTKVLPIGEVTTSYYLRLRVADQAGVLADITKILAAHSISIDALLQKEADEGESQTDLVALTHETKEKHMLAAINEIQDLKTVAGQVVKIRLENLS, from the coding sequence ATGAAACCGATTCAAGTTGGACTATTAGGTATTGGCACTGTTGGTGGTGGCGTTTTTACTGTTCTCGAACGTAATCAGGAAGAGATTGTGCGTCGTGCGGGTCGTGGTATTCGTATTCACACGGTTGCCGATCTCAATGTAGAGCGCGCTAAAGAGTTAGTGAAAGACCATGCGCAAGTAGTCAGCGATGCGCGTGCAGTGATCAATAATCCAGAAATTGATATCGTAGTAGAGCTGATTGGTGGCTACGGTATTGCTAGGGACTTGGTACTTGAAGCAATCGCAGCAGGTAAGCACGTTGTCACAGCCAATAAAGCCTTAATCGCCGTTCATGGCAACGCCATTTTTAAGGCCGCCCATGAAAAAGGCGTGACAGTTGCATTTGAAGCTGCAGTTGCTGGTGGTATTCCGATTATTAAGGCCTTGCGAGAAGGTCTTACCGCCAATCGTATTGAGTGGATTGCAGGAATTATTAACGGCACTACCAACTTTATTTTGTCTGAGATGCGCGACAAAGGATTAGATTTTGCAACGGTCCTCAAAGAAGCGCAACGCTTGGGCTATGCCGAGGCAGACCCTACGTTTGATATTGAGGGAATTGATGCAGCCCATAAAGCTACCATCATGAGTGCTATTGCGTTTGGTATTCCGATGCAATTTGATAAGGCGCACATTGAGGGTATTACCAAATTAGACGCGATTGATATTAAATACGCAGAGCAGTTGGGCTATCGCATTAAATTATTAGGGATCGCCAAAAAGACAACCAGTGGTGTGGAGTTGCGGGTTCATCCAACCTTGATTCCGACTAAGCGCCTCATTGCTAACGTTGAAGGTGCGATGAACGCCGTGCAAGTATTTGGTGATGCAGTAGGTACTACGCTGTATTACGGTAAGGGTGCAGGGTCTGAGCCAACGGCTTCTGCGGTGATCGCAGATTTAGTTGATATTGCGCGCCTTTTGGATGCCAGTCCTGAGAGTCGGGTACCTTATTTAGCTTTCCAGCCAGATGCAGTACGTGATACCAAGGTCTTGCCGATTGGTGAAGTCACTACCAGCTACTACTTACGTTTAAGAGTAGCCGATCAAGCGGGTGTCCTTGCTGATATCACGAAGATTTTAGCTGCCCATAGCATTTCTATCGATGCACTCTTGCAGAAAGAAGCAGATGAGGGTGAGAGCCAAACGGATCTGGTGGCCTTGACTCATGAAACCAAAGAAAAGCATATGCTGGCTGCGATTAATGAAATTCAGGATCTGAAGACGGTTGCAGGACAAGTCGTCAAAATCCGTTTGGAAAATTTGTCGTAA
- a CDS encoding pyridoxal phosphate-dependent aminotransferase, producing MKPILKSEKLNHVCYDIRGPVLELAQRMEEEGHKIIKLNIGNVGVFGFDPPEEIQLDMIRNLGNASAYSDSKGIFSARKAIMHYCQEKGIQGVTLDDIYTGNGVSELIVLAMNALLNNGDEVLVPAPDYPLWTAAVSLSGGTPVHYLCDESKDWAPDLADLRKKITPKTKAIVVINPNNPTGAIYSQEVLQELTSIAREHDLILFADEIYDKMLYDQEKHVSLASLSTDVVIITFNGLSKNYRSCGYRAGWMVVSGDKEMIRDYIEGLNMLSSMRLCANVPGQYAIQTALGGYQSINDLVSESGRLAKQRELAWKLITQIPGVTCVKPKSALYLFPKLDSEMYPIEDDQQFVADLLKEEKVLLVQGSGFNWIKPDHFRLVFLPHEDVLTEAIGRLARFLERYRKKHSRQAAQLTATKAS from the coding sequence GTGAAACCGATCCTTAAGTCCGAAAAACTCAATCACGTCTGTTATGACATACGTGGGCCCGTGCTGGAGCTTGCCCAGCGCATGGAGGAGGAGGGGCACAAAATCATCAAATTAAACATTGGCAATGTGGGTGTATTTGGCTTTGATCCCCCAGAAGAGATTCAATTAGACATGATCCGTAATTTGGGCAATGCCTCTGCCTATTCTGACTCCAAAGGTATTTTTTCGGCCCGTAAGGCAATCATGCACTATTGCCAAGAAAAAGGAATCCAAGGGGTGACTTTGGATGACATCTATACAGGCAATGGCGTGTCTGAGTTAATCGTTCTCGCCATGAATGCGCTACTCAATAATGGCGATGAAGTCCTAGTACCGGCTCCAGATTATCCGCTGTGGACTGCAGCCGTGAGTTTGTCTGGCGGCACACCAGTGCATTATCTGTGTGATGAGTCTAAAGACTGGGCGCCTGACCTAGCGGATCTCCGTAAGAAAATTACACCAAAAACTAAAGCGATTGTCGTGATTAATCCGAATAATCCTACTGGTGCTATTTATTCTCAAGAGGTATTGCAAGAGTTAACGTCGATCGCGCGTGAGCATGACCTCATTTTGTTTGCGGATGAGATTTACGACAAGATGTTGTATGACCAAGAGAAGCATGTCTCTTTAGCATCCTTATCTACCGATGTCGTCATCATTACTTTCAATGGCTTATCTAAAAACTATCGCTCCTGCGGCTATCGTGCTGGCTGGATGGTCGTTTCAGGTGATAAGGAGATGATTCGCGATTACATTGAGGGCCTCAATATGTTGTCCTCAATGCGCCTTTGTGCAAATGTGCCAGGTCAATATGCTATCCAAACTGCTTTAGGGGGCTACCAAAGTATTAATGATTTGGTTTCTGAGAGTGGTCGTCTAGCAAAGCAACGTGAACTTGCCTGGAAGCTCATTACCCAAATTCCGGGTGTGACTTGCGTTAAGCCGAAATCTGCCTTGTATTTATTTCCGAAGTTGGATTCCGAAATGTACCCGATTGAAGATGATCAGCAATTTGTAGCAGATCTTCTCAAAGAAGAAAAAGTGCTCTTAGTTCAAGGTTCTGGTTTTAACTGGATTAAGCCCGATCATTTTCGTTTAGTATTTTTACCGCACGAAGATGTGCTCACAGAAGCTATTGGTCGTCTAGCACGCTTTCTTGAGCGTTATCGAAAGAAACATAGCCGTCAAGCGGCTCAACTCACTGCAACAAAGGCATCATGA
- a CDS encoding Mth938-like domain-containing protein: protein MKLQSDPHSGAHTITGYGDGYVEINQIAYSHAVLLRSDGEILAWPVASFDDLASAHFADMAILKPELILIGTGKRQRFPRPELLKTLIDAKIGFEVMDSQAACRTYNILVGEGRQVLLALIVEAP, encoded by the coding sequence GTGAAGCTTCAATCTGACCCCCATTCCGGAGCGCATACGATTACCGGTTACGGTGACGGCTATGTAGAGATCAATCAGATTGCATATAGTCACGCCGTTTTATTACGCTCAGATGGGGAAATTCTGGCGTGGCCCGTAGCCTCATTTGATGACCTGGCCTCAGCCCACTTTGCTGATATGGCTATTCTCAAGCCAGAACTCATCCTGATTGGCACAGGCAAACGTCAGCGCTTCCCTAGGCCAGAACTGCTAAAAACACTGATTGATGCCAAAATTGGCTTTGAAGTCATGGATTCTCAAGCAGCTTGTAGGACGTACAACATCTTGGTTGGTGAAGGTCGTCAGGTTTTGCTTGCTCTTATCGTGGAAGCCCCTTAA